A region of Diospyros lotus cultivar Yz01 chromosome 3, ASM1463336v1, whole genome shotgun sequence DNA encodes the following proteins:
- the LOC127798455 gene encoding transcription factor RF2b-like → MRERRREKETQNKESTNSNTRGEREREREAYDVHVERLCVEGKAVKMQDPSNSNPNSASQSIPKLPTASFGNPSGVFRAAHHRRAHSEVNFRLPDDLDLVSDPFDGPPGSFDEIGSEDDLFCTYMDVEKLGSSSADGGDCRIDNAGGSGIEGGVAADGGEGEKTLRPRHRHSNSVDGSVLLGETIEAKKAMAPDKLAELWTIDPKRAKRILANRQSAARSKERKARYISELERKVLTLQTEATTLSAQLTLFQRDTTGLSNENTELKLRLQAMEQQAQLRDALNEALKQEVERLKIATGEITSSSDTYSFGMQHIPYAHSSFYSQKPHQEPSDPQNAMPQFHPLQSSMMNHQHPLLVSSQTQALSEMLQQDSLGRLQGLNINARGSHLVKSEGPSISASESSATF, encoded by the exons ATGAGAGAGAGACGGCGTGAAAAAGAGACCCAAAACAAAGAAAGCACCAACAGCAATACgcggggggagagagagagagagagagaggcataTGATGTCCATGTAGAGAGACTGTGTGTTGAAGGGAAGGCCGTCAAAATGCAAGATCCCTCGAATTCAAACCCTAATTCCGCCTCCCAAAGTATTCCTAAGCTTCCCACGGCGTCCTTTGGGAACCCCTCCGGCGTCTTCAGGGCCGCTCACCACCGGCGAGCCCACTCCGAGGTGAACTTCCGCCTGCCTGACGACCTGGATCTCGTCTCCGATCCCTTCGATGGCCCGCCGGGGAGCTTCGACGAGATCGGATCGGAGGATGATCTGTTCTGCACTTATATGGACGTTGAGAAGCTCGGATCCAGCTCCGCAGACGGCGGCGACTGTCGGATCGACAATGCCGGTGGTAGCGGAATCGAAGGGGGAGTGGCTGCGGATGGTGGTGAGGGGGAGAAGACTTTGAGGCCTCGGCATCGGCATAGTAATTCAGTGGATGGCTCGGTTCTTCTTGGCGAGACTATTGAGGCCAAGAAGGCCATGGCTCCGGATAAGCTTGCTGAGTTGTGGACCATTGATCCCAAGCGAGCCAAGAG GATTCTGGCAAATCGGCAGTCTGCTGCTCGTTCAAAGGAGAGAAAAGCTCGTTATATATCTGAACTTGAAAGAAAAGTTCTGACCCTTCAAACAGAAGCAACCACCCTTTCTGCACAACTCACATTGTTCCAG AGAGATACAACAGGTCTGAGCAATGAAAATACAGAGCTTAAGCTTCGGTTACAAGCTATGGAGCAACAGGCTCAGTTACGCGATG CGCTGAATGAAGCACTAAAGCAAGAAGTGGAAAGGCTCAAGATTGCAACTGGAGAAATAACATCCTCATCAGATACTTACAGTTTCGGAATGCAGCATATTCCATATGCTCATTCTTCCTTCTATTCACAGAAGCCGCACCAAGAACCAAGCGACCCCCAGAACGCAATGCCGCAGTTCCATCCCCTCCAGTCGAGCATGATGAACCACCAGCACCCTCTGCTCGTGTCATCCCAGACGCAGGCCCTCTCCGAGATGTTGCAGCAGGACTCGCTTGGTCGATTGCAGGGCCTCAACATCAATGCCAGAGGCTCTCATCTTGTGAAATCTGAGGGCCCTTCTATTTCCGCCAGTGAAAGCAGTGCGACATTTTGA
- the LOC127797793 gene encoding RING-H2 finger protein ATL74-like — protein MKSPPCMPDNNKGYKNLNAKVKLSRYPHNIFLAAVAFVLVKAVNRRSNWMRLLLDAEPASPPENGGGRQRSSFTSEANFDTNMVIILAALLCALICALGLNSIIRCALRCSRRFALEGPSEAAARLAATGLKKSALHQIPVVVYGASGICTPATDCPICLGEFVDGEKVRVLPKCHHGFHVRCIDIWLASHSSCPTCRQSLLEPPPTSDAAASDGELRHLANTSGDVPGPSEEVA, from the coding sequence ATGAAATCACCACCATGTATGCCTGACAATAACAAAGGCTACAAGAACTTGAATGCCAAAGTCAAGTTATCCAGATATCCCCACAATATTTTTTTAGCAGCGGTAGCGTTTGTATTAGTGAAAGCGGTGAACCGACGTAGCAACTGGATGAGACTTCTCCTCGACGCCGAACCGGCGTCTCCGCCGGAGAATGGAGGCGGCCGGCAGCGGAGCTCGTTCACGAGCGAAGCCAACTTCGACACCAACATGGTGATCATCCTGGCGGCCTTGCTCTGCGCGCTGATATGTGCTCTGGGGCTGAACTCGATTATCCGCTGCGCGCTGCGATGCAGCCGGAGGTTCGCTCTGGAGGGGCCGAGCGAGGCGGCGGCGAGACTGGCGGCGACCGGGCTGAAGAAGAGCGCCCTGCACCAGATTCCGGTGGTGGTTTACGGCGCCTCCGGGATCTGTACTCCGGCGACGGACTGCCCGATATGCCTTGGTGAATTTGTGGACGGGGAGAAGGTGAGGGTGCTGCCGAAATGCCACCATGGTTTTCATGTCCGGTGCATAGACATATGGCTGGCTTCCCACTCTTCGTGTCCGACTTGCCGGCAATCACTGCTTGAACCGCCACCGACTTCTGATGCTGCTGCCTCAGATGGCGAACTCCGGCATCTTGCAAATACATCGGGCGACGTCCCTGGGCCCAGTGAAGAGGTAGCTTAA
- the LOC127797794 gene encoding chalcone isomerase-like protein 2, which produces MGTEMVMVDEIPFPPQLTLAANPLPLLGHGITDIEIHFLQIKFTAIGVYLDPQIVGHLQPWKGKTGKELAENDDFFEALISAPVEKVLRIVVIKEIKGSQYGVQLESAVRDRLAADDKYEEEEEEALEKVVEFFQSKYFKKHSVLTFHFPAASPTAEIAFATEGKEDAKIQVENANVVEMIKKWYLGGTRGVSSTTISSLATTLSAELAK; this is translated from the exons A TGGGTACAGAAATGGTGATGGTGGATGAGATTCCATTTCCTCCTCAGCTAACACTTGCAGCCAACCCGCTACCTCTTCTGGGTCATG GAATCACTGATATTGAGATACACTTTCTCCAAATTAAGTTCACAGCCATTGGAGTTTACTTGGATCCCCAAATTGTGGGGCACTTACAGCCATGGAAGGGTAAAACAGGCAAGGAGCTGGCTGAAAATGATGACTTCTTCGAGGCCCTTATTTCTG CTCCAGTGGAGAAGGTGTTGAGAATCGTGGTGATAAAGGAGATCAAGGGATCGCAGTACGGGGTGCAGCTGGAGAGCGCAGTGAGGGACCGGCTGGCAGCCGACGACAAGTacgaagaggaggaggaagaagccCTGGAGAAGGTGGTCGAGTTCTTCCAGTCCAAGTACTTCAAGAAGCATTCCGTCCTCACCTTTCACTTCCCGGCCGCTTCCCCGACCGCAGAG ATCGCGTTTGCGACCGAGGGAAAAGAGGATGCGAAGATCCAAGTCGAGAATGCAAATGTTGTTGAAATGATCAAGAAATGGTATCTGGGTGGAACCAGGGGAGTGTCTTCTACGACAATCTCCAGCTTGGCCACCACGCTCTCTGCTGAGTTAGCTAAATGA
- the LOC127796326 gene encoding uncharacterized protein LOC127796326 — protein sequence MASLTMRCGTDLSSVHCRHLNHLNRNRIGAIGMRMNSRSGPRISAAASGPSVPCVPTMPMTNRPSDESGALFSEKVDEWMRGSAVEIVKNLREAPLFVQVYASNNGAAAPPRLQTEKAVAEEWPVVERRWKDGTAPAPDGLILVEELQSNEDQEEEEGTKAWGVVVQGKGSECGPACYLLKTSRVGSGLGLCSTHFCLMKVKNFRESALSQLTNCWLLK from the coding sequence ATGGCGTCTCTGACCATGCGGTGCGGGACGGACCTCTCGTCGGTCCACTGCCGCCATCTGAATCATCTGAATCGGAATCGGATCGGAGCGATCGGGATGCGGATGAATTCGAGATCAGGACCGCGGATCTCCGCCGCGGCTTCGGGTCCGTCGGTTCCCTGTGTGCCGACGATGCCGATGACGAATCGGCCTTCCGATGAGAGCGGGGCGCTGTTCTCCGAGAAGGTCGACGAGTGGATGCGGGGCTCGGCGGTGGAGATCGTGAAAAACCTCCGGGAAGCTCCGCTGTTCGTGCAGGTGTACGCGAGCAACAATGGCGCGGCGGCGCCGCCGCGGTTGCAGACGGAGAAGGCGGTGGCCGAGGAGTGGCCGGTGGTCGAGCGGCGGTGGAAGGACGGGACAGCGCCAGCGCCGGACGGGCTGATACTTGTCGAAGAGCTGCAAAGCAACGAAGATCAGGAAGAAGAGGAGGGGACGAAAGCGTGGGGAGTGGTGGTGCAGGGGAAGGGATCGGAATGTGGGCCCGCATGCTACCTGTTGAAGACGAGTCGGGTCGGGTCGGGTTTGGGGCTGTGTTCGACCCACTTCTGTCTGATGAAGGTGAAGAATTTTAGGGAAAGTGCTTTGTCGCAGCTAACCAATTGCTGGCTGTTGAAGTGA